From Oscillospiraceae bacterium CM, a single genomic window includes:
- a CDS encoding TatD family hydrolase has protein sequence MLFDTHAHYDDAQFDPDRDALLASMPENGIELIVNASSNLCSAQAGLKLAEAYPFIFAAVGVHPHDAGDMNDATLIALEDLLKHPKAVAVGEIGLDYHYDFSPREIQQQRFRDQLALARRVGLPVVIHEREATHDVLSILDDFPDVRGVFHCYSGSWETAKGLLDKGWYLSFTGVITFKNARRAVEVLEKMPRDRIMIETDCPYLAPEPMRGRRNSSLYLKFTALKLADIIGVSPEDACQLTLENGRLFFGI, from the coding sequence ACGCACATTATGATGACGCTCAATTTGATCCAGACCGCGATGCCTTGCTCGCCTCGATGCCGGAAAACGGCATTGAGCTAATCGTGAACGCTTCCAGCAATCTGTGTTCGGCGCAGGCCGGGCTAAAGCTTGCCGAGGCGTATCCGTTTATTTTTGCAGCCGTCGGCGTCCACCCGCACGATGCCGGTGACATGAACGACGCAACACTCATAGCGCTTGAAGACCTGTTAAAGCACCCGAAAGCCGTCGCCGTCGGCGAAATTGGGCTAGACTACCACTATGATTTCTCCCCGCGCGAGATTCAGCAGCAGCGCTTTCGTGACCAGCTTGCTCTGGCCAGACGCGTCGGGCTGCCTGTTGTAATCCACGAGCGCGAGGCCACGCATGACGTTTTGTCAATTCTCGATGATTTCCCTGATGTCCGCGGCGTCTTCCACTGCTATTCCGGCAGCTGGGAGACGGCCAAAGGCCTCTTGGATAAGGGGTGGTATCTCTCGTTTACCGGTGTTATCACCTTTAAAAACGCGCGCCGCGCCGTCGAGGTGCTCGAAAAAATGCCGCGTGACCGCATCATGATCGAAACAGATTGCCCTTACCTTGCGCCGGAGCCGATGCGCGGCCGCCGCAACAGCTCATTATATTTAAAATTTACGGCGTTGAAGCTCGCCGATATCATCGGCGTATCCCCGGAGGACGCCTGTCAGCTGACCCTGGAAAACGGCCGTCTCTTTTTTGGCATTTAA